In one window of Ruminococcus hominis DNA:
- a CDS encoding single-stranded DNA-binding protein, with product MNTTVISGRLVRNPGYNEVENEKGLHKIAKFVLAVRRNYSDEVSFIPVKAFAKKAEFARDYLMQGTKVMVEGEIVTGNYEDKDTGKKIYTTEVYANRIEFAGAKMVDRPPFPEDAEGFLEIPEGMEEEMPFR from the coding sequence ATGAATACAACAGTTATTTCCGGGCGATTAGTAAGAAATCCTGGATACAACGAAGTGGAGAATGAAAAAGGACTTCATAAGATTGCCAAGTTCGTTCTGGCAGTCAGAAGAAATTATTCCGATGAAGTCAGTTTCATTCCGGTAAAGGCTTTTGCAAAGAAAGCAGAATTTGCCAGAGATTATCTGATGCAGGGAACGAAGGTCATGGTGGAAGGCGAGATTGTCACAGGTAATTATGAAGATAAGGATACTGGGAAAAAGATCTATACCACCGAAGTGTATGCAAACCGGATTGAATTCGCAGGTGCAAAAATGGTTGACAGACCACCGTTTCCAGAAGATGCGGAAGGGTTCTTAGAGATCCCAGAGGGTATGGAAGAAGAAATGCCGTTTAGATAG
- a CDS encoding DUF6050 family protein, producing MEYEKQIRYNDRQMQRYQAYLSKVQKIKRLDKRTKEMTIGDVIKKSILPLAFMVFWFWMTKTIMKVSGQTDWFWWVFIAGLPFGIHKMRLILIPRGMDTTATLGMAALSVIIGALIGSIMIPVYVIRAIYVFIRYVIGK from the coding sequence GTGGAATATGAAAAGCAAATAAGATATAATGATAGACAGATGCAAAGATATCAGGCATATCTTTCTAAAGTACAGAAGATAAAAAGATTAGATAAGAGGACGAAAGAAATGACGATTGGAGATGTAATTAAAAAATCAATTCTGCCACTGGCATTTATGGTATTCTGGTTTTGGATGACAAAAACAATTATGAAGGTCAGTGGGCAGACGGATTGGTTCTGGTGGGTATTTATTGCCGGACTTCCATTTGGAATACATAAAATGCGGTTGATTCTAATTCCGAGAGGAATGGATACCACAGCAACACTTGGGATGGCTGCATTAAGTGTCATTATTGGAGCATTGATTGGAAGCATCATGATTCCAGTGTATGTGATCAGAGCGATATACGTGTTTATACGGTATGTCATTGGAAAATAG
- a CDS encoding tetratricopeptide repeat protein — protein sequence MDYTKKIMHCSNYWYNDGLRKAQIRDLSGAILSLRQSLQYNKGNIAARNLLGLVYYGRGEVAEALVEWIISKNLKPRDNIANEYIQRVQDSSRRLEAMDHAIQVYNQCLQLCRQGSIDMAILKLRQVIGGHPTFVKAYQLLALIYIQDGQYPKANSLLRTASKLDTTNATTLRYMHELELHRSKVPARSEKKKEKRKKKNSVEYKDGNETIIQPAYHIVKTIAGKFTIMNIIIGALIGAMIVWYLVVPSVNQSKSEKTNKQIIEYSEQINAMKAQISAMTRTLDNYRTAGSDSEAAAQNAASTSDSYENLMSASTQYNSGNYTYDVIADSLLNVNRDLLGASGQEMYDEMTGEVYPSACEIKYEAGIEALNVANYSSAIDNLSKVVRMNADYDDGGARLNLGIAYLRSGDNDNAIANFQAVVQEYPDTDYAQEATNNLNMISQNTEETQKTE from the coding sequence ATGGACTATACGAAGAAAATCATGCATTGTTCCAATTATTGGTACAATGATGGCCTGAGAAAAGCGCAGATTCGGGATTTATCGGGAGCGATTCTCTCACTTCGACAAAGTTTACAATATAATAAGGGGAATATTGCTGCCAGAAATCTACTTGGATTAGTTTATTATGGCAGGGGAGAAGTAGCAGAGGCACTGGTAGAGTGGATTATCAGTAAGAATTTGAAACCACGTGATAATATTGCAAATGAATATATACAGCGTGTTCAGGATTCATCCAGACGACTGGAGGCTATGGATCATGCAATTCAGGTGTATAATCAATGTCTGCAGTTATGCAGACAGGGAAGCATTGATATGGCAATTTTGAAACTGAGACAGGTTATCGGAGGTCATCCGACCTTTGTCAAAGCATATCAATTGCTGGCATTGATCTATATTCAGGATGGACAATATCCGAAAGCAAATTCATTGCTTCGCACTGCATCCAAACTGGATACAACCAATGCAACTACGTTGCGTTATATGCATGAACTCGAACTGCATCGAAGTAAGGTGCCTGCAAGGTCAGAGAAGAAAAAAGAAAAGAGAAAAAAGAAAAATTCTGTGGAATATAAGGATGGCAATGAAACAATTATTCAGCCGGCATATCATATAGTAAAGACAATTGCAGGAAAATTCACAATTATGAATATTATAATTGGAGCATTGATCGGAGCGATGATTGTATGGTATCTCGTTGTTCCGTCTGTCAATCAGTCGAAATCAGAGAAGACAAATAAGCAGATTATTGAATACAGTGAGCAGATTAATGCCATGAAGGCACAAATCAGTGCAATGACAAGAACGCTGGACAATTATCGTACAGCAGGTAGTGATTCGGAGGCAGCAGCGCAGAATGCTGCAAGTACTTCAGACAGTTATGAGAATCTGATGTCTGCATCAACACAATATAATTCAGGAAACTATACTTATGATGTGATTGCAGATTCACTTTTGAATGTTAACCGTGATCTGCTTGGAGCATCCGGTCAGGAGATGTATGATGAGATGACAGGAGAGGTTTATCCATCTGCCTGTGAGATTAAATACGAAGCCGGAATAGAGGCACTGAATGTTGCAAATTATAGCTCTGCGATAGACAACTTGTCTAAAGTTGTAAGAATGAATGCTGATTACGATGACGGAGGCGCAAGACTTAATTTAGGTATTGCATATCTAAGAAGCGGAGATAATGACAATGCAATTGCCAATTTCCAAGCTGTAGTTCAGGAATATCCAGATACAGATTATGCACAAGAAGCAACAAACAATCTGAATATGATTTCACAGAATACTGAAGAAACACAGAAAACAGAATAA
- a CDS encoding LTA synthase family protein — translation MKKVHIKKPDIKGTFHKIKNLKKEDIKAHWKESKARRQRILEERRNSRFAKKMQPVYRFMNRFSLVFHFLLACILNFFIEGISRHSLIQAWLYMIETPKVFLFNAYLIFATLMIVYLVRRRVFARILISVFWLILGITNGYMLMKRVTPFNAQDLKVLSDAISLTGNYFGKMELIMLIVGIIAVVIWVISMWRRGGQYTGKMHRVVAFCGLIVSLMGYVVLTDVAIDKRVISNYFGNIAFAYEDYGFPYCFTASVFNTGISEPAGYSKETMEAINKDGALNVSETSLSDEDKPNILFVQLESYFDPTEVEWLQFSEDPIPNLRKLYSEYSSGYFKVPSVGAGTANTEFEVLTGMSMRFFGPGEYPYKTYAKTKVIESAASSLEKLGYGAEALHNNTGNFYSRAQVYNHMGFDHYTSKEFMNVLQTTPKGWATDDILVPHILESMDTTKQQDFVMTISVQGHGDYPTEKVLDDPEIIVSGVEDEGKRNAWEYYVNEVHEMDKFAGQLIEALEKRGEPTVVVFYGDHLPTMGLEAKDMKSKYLYNTNYVIWDNIGLEKKDGNYAAYQIMAEVFDRLDIHTGTFFNYHQQRKDTKNYLADLELLQYDVLYGNQYVYENTGKPITEGHMVMGVKDTSISDIVEQLDGTYSLYGENFTKYSKIYINDEKQTSSFLNNTRIDLKEAELQDGDVVYVAQVGSSNTIFRTSKKYEYKDGALKELPTDPNDPETGRNAFVGKDAGEQ, via the coding sequence ATGAAGAAGGTGCATATAAAAAAGCCGGATATCAAAGGTACATTTCATAAGATAAAAAATTTGAAAAAGGAAGATATCAAGGCACATTGGAAAGAGAGTAAGGCACGACGACAACGAATTCTTGAGGAAAGAAGAAACAGCAGGTTTGCAAAGAAGATGCAGCCAGTGTACCGATTTATGAATCGATTTTCGCTGGTATTTCATTTCCTTTTAGCATGTATTTTGAATTTCTTTATAGAGGGGATTTCAAGACATTCGTTGATTCAGGCATGGCTCTATATGATAGAGACGCCAAAGGTATTTTTGTTCAATGCTTATCTGATATTTGCAACATTGATGATTGTATATCTGGTGAGGCGACGGGTATTTGCCCGTATTCTGATTAGTGTATTCTGGCTGATACTGGGTATTACAAATGGGTATATGTTAATGAAACGTGTAACACCATTTAATGCACAGGATTTAAAAGTATTGTCAGATGCTATTTCGTTGACAGGAAATTATTTTGGGAAAATGGAATTGATCATGTTGATCGTTGGAATCATTGCAGTAGTAATATGGGTGATTTCAATGTGGAGACGTGGTGGACAGTATACCGGTAAGATGCATAGGGTTGTTGCATTTTGTGGATTGATTGTAAGTTTAATGGGATATGTTGTACTTACGGATGTGGCAATTGATAAACGTGTGATTTCAAATTACTTTGGAAATATTGCATTTGCTTATGAAGATTATGGATTCCCATACTGTTTTACAGCGAGTGTATTTAATACAGGAATATCCGAACCGGCAGGTTACAGCAAAGAGACGATGGAAGCTATCAATAAAGATGGTGCGCTGAATGTAAGTGAGACAAGTCTGTCAGATGAAGACAAACCGAACATTCTATTTGTACAGTTAGAGTCTTATTTTGATCCGACAGAAGTAGAATGGCTGCAGTTTTCAGAAGATCCAATTCCGAATTTGCGCAAATTATACAGTGAATATTCATCAGGATATTTTAAGGTGCCGTCTGTAGGGGCAGGAACTGCAAATACAGAGTTTGAAGTGCTTACAGGAATGAGTATGCGTTTCTTCGGACCTGGAGAGTATCCATATAAAACTTATGCAAAGACAAAAGTAATTGAAAGTGCGGCATCATCACTGGAAAAATTGGGATATGGTGCAGAGGCACTTCATAATAATACAGGTAATTTCTATAGTCGTGCACAAGTTTATAATCATATGGGATTTGACCATTACACAAGCAAGGAATTTATGAATGTGCTTCAGACAACACCGAAAGGATGGGCAACAGACGATATTCTTGTTCCACATATTTTAGAGTCAATGGATACAACGAAGCAGCAGGATTTTGTTATGACAATCAGTGTGCAGGGACATGGAGATTATCCGACAGAAAAAGTTTTGGATGATCCTGAAATTATTGTCAGTGGTGTGGAAGACGAAGGAAAGCGAAATGCATGGGAATATTATGTAAATGAAGTTCATGAGATGGACAAATTTGCAGGTCAGTTGATTGAAGCGTTGGAAAAACGCGGAGAACCGACAGTAGTTGTATTTTATGGAGATCATCTTCCTACAATGGGACTTGAAGCAAAAGATATGAAGAGCAAATATCTTTATAATACAAATTATGTTATTTGGGATAACATTGGATTGGAAAAGAAAGACGGAAACTATGCAGCATATCAGATTATGGCAGAAGTGTTTGATCGTTTAGATATCCATACAGGAACATTTTTTAATTACCATCAGCAGAGAAAAGATACAAAGAATTATCTGGCAGATCTTGAACTGCTCCAGTATGACGTTTTATATGGAAATCAGTATGTATATGAAAATACAGGCAAGCCGATCACAGAAGGTCATATGGTTATGGGTGTGAAAGACACATCTATTTCGGATATTGTAGAACAGTTGGATGGAACTTATAGCCTTTATGGAGAGAATTTTACAAAATATAGTAAGATTTATATCAATGATGAAAAACAGACAAGTTCATTTTTAAATAATACACGAATTGACCTAAAGGAAGCAGAATTACAAGATGGTGATGTAGTTTATGTGGCGCAGGTTGGTTCAAGTAATACGATTTTCAGGACTTCTAAGAAATATGAGTATAAAGACGGAGCATTAAAAGAACTTCCGACAGATCCGAATGACCCGGAAACAGGAAGAAATGCATTTGTAGGAAAAGACGCAGGAGAACAATAA
- a CDS encoding ParA family protein, producing the protein MAKVIAIVNQKGGVAKSTSCVNLGIGLVKKGYKVLAIDFDPQGSLTESLGYQNPDELEITVATILHCEMNGLELPEGYGILHHEEGIDILPANIELSGVEVSLVNVMSREYVLKQFIKTISPEYDYILIDNMPSLGMLTVNALAAADSVIIPVMAHYLPVKGLEQLMQTIYKVRKQINRKLQIDGILLTMVDRRTNFSKEIIELLHDNYGEYINIFKTAIPFSIRAAETSAEGVSIYKHDPKGRVAEAYKKLVEEVIGDGSERK; encoded by the coding sequence ATGGCAAAAGTTATAGCAATAGTCAATCAAAAAGGTGGTGTCGCAAAGTCAACTTCCTGTGTGAATTTAGGAATCGGATTGGTAAAAAAAGGATATAAAGTTCTGGCAATAGATTTTGATCCACAGGGAAGTTTAACAGAAAGTCTTGGATATCAGAATCCAGATGAATTAGAAATAACAGTAGCGACAATTCTTCATTGTGAAATGAATGGTCTTGAATTACCAGAAGGATATGGAATTCTTCACCATGAAGAGGGAATAGACATTCTTCCGGCAAATATTGAACTGTCTGGGGTAGAAGTTAGTCTGGTAAATGTTATGAGCAGAGAATATGTGTTAAAACAGTTTATCAAGACAATTTCGCCAGAATATGATTATATCCTGATTGATAATATGCCATCGCTAGGAATGCTTACTGTAAATGCTCTTGCAGCAGCTGATTCGGTTATCATTCCGGTTATGGCACATTATCTTCCTGTTAAAGGATTGGAACAGTTGATGCAGACCATATATAAAGTTAGAAAGCAGATAAATCGAAAGCTTCAGATTGACGGAATCTTACTTACCATGGTAGATCGAAGAACGAATTTTTCAAAAGAGATTATAGAGTTGCTTCATGATAATTATGGCGAATATATCAATATTTTCAAGACTGCAATCCCGTTTTCGATAAGGGCAGCAGAGACGAGTGCTGAGGGAGTAAGTATTTATAAACACGATCCGAAAGGTCGTGTTGCCGAAGCTTATAAAAAATTGGTAGAGGAGGTGATTGGTGATGGCAGTGAAAGAAAGTAG
- a CDS encoding STAS domain-containing protein: protein MDYQVQENCLTIFLPKEVDHHNAEEIRKSADSVIEKNHIKYVIFDFKDTEFMDSSGIGAIMGRYRMIQLINGEVWAVHTNARIKKILTLSGMTKIMQIYEEEQENGEHK from the coding sequence ATGGATTATCAAGTGCAGGAAAATTGTCTGACAATATTTCTTCCAAAAGAAGTAGATCATCATAATGCGGAAGAAATACGGAAAAGTGCAGATTCAGTTATCGAAAAAAATCATATCAAATATGTGATTTTTGATTTCAAAGATACGGAGTTTATGGACAGCTCAGGAATCGGAGCAATAATGGGGCGATATCGCATGATACAGCTTATAAATGGAGAAGTGTGGGCGGTACATACAAATGCAAGAATTAAAAAAATATTAACATTGTCCGGGATGACGAAAATAATGCAGATATATGAGGAGGAACAGGAAAATGGGGAACACAAATGA
- a CDS encoding ParB/RepB/Spo0J family partition protein produces the protein MAVKESSASKIKFKGVDALFGLSEEQECVREIPLDELDTFKNHPFKVFRDDKMEEMIESISEYGVLVPGIARPSNSGEKDYELVVGHRRKYACRELGLKTMPVIIRDMSDDEATVVMVDSNIQRENLLYSEKAFAYRMKYEALKRQGRRTDLTLVQVEPKLKKRWAAEMVGTEVGETMSTIKRYIRLTYLSNYLLEFVDKNELPFTVAVDLSYLKSNEQSLLLAFIGTTKKMPNGSQAKKLKDLSQQKELTGEDIEKILRGEAKVNYQKISFSEKQLQKYFPPDYKKEQIEKIIFQLLDSWKAQTEQRG, from the coding sequence ATGGCAGTGAAAGAAAGTAGTGCTTCAAAGATAAAATTCAAAGGGGTAGATGCATTATTCGGATTGTCAGAGGAGCAGGAGTGTGTGCGAGAAATTCCGCTGGACGAGTTGGATACATTCAAGAATCATCCGTTTAAAGTGTTTAGGGATGATAAAATGGAGGAAATGATTGAAAGTATTTCAGAATATGGAGTTCTTGTGCCAGGAATTGCAAGACCTTCAAATTCAGGGGAAAAGGATTATGAATTAGTTGTGGGACACAGAAGAAAATATGCTTGCAGGGAATTAGGACTGAAAACAATGCCGGTCATTATCAGAGATATGTCTGATGATGAAGCAACTGTGGTTATGGTCGATTCCAACATTCAAAGAGAAAATCTGCTATATAGTGAGAAGGCATTTGCATACCGCATGAAGTATGAAGCATTGAAACGTCAGGGTAGACGGACTGATTTAACTTTGGTCCAAGTTGAACCAAAGTTGAAAAAAAGATGGGCAGCTGAGATGGTTGGCACAGAAGTCGGAGAGACAATGAGTACGATCAAACGATATATACGCTTGACCTACTTGTCGAATTACTTGCTGGAGTTTGTAGATAAAAATGAATTGCCATTTACTGTTGCAGTTGATTTATCTTATTTGAAAAGTAATGAGCAGTCATTGTTACTGGCGTTTATAGGAACAACAAAGAAAATGCCAAATGGATCTCAGGCAAAAAAACTGAAAGACCTTAGCCAGCAAAAAGAATTGACTGGAGAAGATATAGAGAAAATTCTTAGAGGAGAAGCAAAAGTGAATTATCAGAAAATCAGTTTTTCAGAAAAGCAACTGCAAAAATATTTTCCACCAGATTACAAGAAAGAGCAAATCGAAAAAATAATTTTCCAGTTATTAGATTCGTGGAAAGCACAAACAGAGCAAAGGGGATGA
- a CDS encoding replication initiator protein A, with product MSKMEYMPVDCLQVPKVLFQMEKYKNLSNTAKILYSLFLDRLKFAVQNGWVDHNGNLFVIYPKSEIKKDLNTTRYGVDQAVQELVQVGKLVRIIPNNGKANHFYINGIYENEMEEESMMTLDTIMANMPLAEREIIMDKMVKASRDIFETIADMGYIDQYETSLTAMEKRGYQDELGEMDIDQIKADGYEFGMDLAFGILEENENNPARVLDIQKYVNRQYESCSKKKFMKVLETLVHAMGNDEGFIGDMYACNKKARNYYLDEMIQSFNFVFDEMCHGTGSAANCDFDVEE from the coding sequence ATGAGTAAGATGGAGTATATGCCGGTAGATTGTCTGCAGGTGCCAAAGGTGCTGTTTCAGATGGAAAAATACAAAAATCTGTCAAATACAGCAAAGATTCTATACAGCTTATTTCTGGATCGTTTGAAATTTGCGGTGCAAAATGGCTGGGTAGATCATAACGGGAATCTGTTTGTTATCTATCCCAAAAGTGAAATAAAGAAAGACCTGAATACGACTCGGTATGGAGTAGATCAGGCAGTACAGGAACTGGTTCAGGTTGGTAAACTGGTGCGTATCATTCCAAACAATGGAAAGGCGAACCACTTTTATATCAATGGTATTTATGAAAATGAGATGGAGGAAGAATCAATGATGACATTAGATACTATCATGGCAAATATGCCGCTGGCTGAAAGAGAAATTATTATGGATAAGATGGTGAAAGCATCCAGAGATATTTTTGAAACTATTGCGGATATGGGATATATTGATCAATATGAAACGTCTTTAACTGCAATGGAAAAGCGAGGATACCAGGATGAGCTTGGAGAGATGGATATTGATCAAATTAAGGCAGATGGATATGAGTTTGGTATGGATCTTGCATTTGGAATTCTGGAGGAAAATGAAAATAATCCTGCTCGTGTGTTAGATATCCAGAAATATGTGAACAGACAGTATGAAAGCTGTTCAAAAAAGAAGTTTATGAAGGTCCTGGAAACCCTTGTTCATGCGATGGGGAATGATGAAGGCTTTATTGGTGATATGTATGCTTGTAACAAGAAGGCCAGAAATTATTATTTGGACGAAATGATTCAATCATTCAATTTTGTATTTGATGAGATGTGCCATGGTACAGGCAGTGCAGCAAATTGTGATTTTGATGTAGAAGAGTAG
- the spoIIAB gene encoding anti-sigma F factor — protein sequence MGNTNEMEVIFDSRSANESFARVAVAAFLTQLNPTVEEVSDVKTAISEAVTNCIIHGYENEIKKIYIRCEINEHTFYVSVRDEGKGIEDVKQAMLPMYTTKPEADRSGMGFSFMEAFMDQVEVESIPGEGTEVKMKKTIGKGRNAWTTQSL from the coding sequence ATGGGGAACACAAATGAAATGGAAGTGATCTTTGACAGCCGTTCTGCAAATGAAAGCTTTGCAAGAGTCGCAGTTGCGGCATTTTTAACGCAATTAAATCCAACTGTGGAAGAGGTGTCAGATGTAAAAACAGCAATATCGGAAGCAGTTACGAATTGTATTATACATGGATATGAAAATGAAATAAAAAAGATTTACATACGCTGTGAAATTAATGAACATACATTTTATGTGTCAGTCAGAGATGAAGGAAAAGGAATTGAAGATGTAAAGCAGGCAATGCTGCCTATGTATACCACAAAACCAGAAGCAGATCGGTCTGGTATGGGATTTTCGTTTATGGAAGCATTTATGGATCAGGTAGAAGTGGAATCCATACCGGGAGAAGGAACCGAAGTGAAAATGAAAAAAACAATTGGTAAAGGAAGAAATGCATGGACCACACAATCGCTTTAA
- a CDS encoding bifunctional folylpolyglutamate synthase/dihydrofolate synthase, translating to MTYDKAVEYINEIPKFTKKNTPEHTKEFLKRLGNPQDSLKVIHVAGTNGKGSTSSYLDAMLRAQGKTVGLALSPHLVKMNERIVINHQMVDDDTFLNVFEQVKEKVEGMVEDGLPHPTFFEFLFGMVLIAFAQAKVEYAVLETGLGGRLDATNCVEHPICSVITSIGMDHMQYLGNTLEEIATEKAGILKNAVPAFYIEGQKESNQVIEKRAKELGISCKKVSKNAFEILEIDEKYIAFSCANAYYGDVTWKLNNTGRYQVENAMLALEVMRYLFGTEGELQKWQETLSACKVGGRMEEVLPHIYIDGAHNISAIERFVESVPKDTTGIGILFSVVEDKDYEEMIACLCQHVDADFFVITHIADKRAADTEKLAEIFRQYTEKPVIVQDSLKAAWNYVTSNQKDRTIYCLGSLYLVGMVKALIEEESNARF from the coding sequence ATGACCTATGATAAGGCAGTGGAATACATTAATGAGATTCCAAAATTTACAAAAAAAAATACGCCGGAGCATACGAAAGAGTTTTTAAAGAGACTTGGAAATCCACAGGATAGCTTAAAAGTGATCCATGTTGCAGGAACAAATGGAAAAGGTTCCACAAGTTCCTATCTGGATGCAATGCTTCGTGCCCAGGGGAAGACAGTTGGTCTTGCACTGTCTCCTCATTTAGTAAAAATGAATGAAAGAATTGTAATCAATCATCAAATGGTCGATGATGATACATTTCTAAATGTATTTGAACAGGTCAAAGAAAAAGTAGAAGGGATGGTGGAAGATGGTCTTCCACATCCTACTTTTTTCGAGTTTTTATTTGGCATGGTACTGATAGCATTTGCACAAGCGAAGGTGGAGTATGCAGTGCTTGAAACGGGTCTTGGAGGAAGACTGGATGCGACGAATTGTGTTGAACATCCAATCTGTTCAGTAATCACATCAATTGGAATGGATCATATGCAGTATCTTGGCAATACATTGGAAGAAATTGCCACGGAAAAGGCTGGAATCTTAAAAAATGCTGTGCCGGCTTTTTACATTGAAGGGCAAAAAGAAAGCAATCAGGTGATTGAAAAACGTGCAAAAGAACTTGGAATTTCATGTAAAAAAGTCTCGAAAAATGCGTTCGAAATTCTTGAAATTGATGAGAAATATATTGCATTTTCATGTGCAAATGCGTATTATGGAGATGTTACATGGAAACTAAACAACACTGGACGATATCAGGTAGAGAATGCAATGCTTGCGTTGGAGGTAATGCGTTATCTGTTTGGCACTGAAGGAGAATTACAAAAGTGGCAGGAAACACTTAGTGCATGTAAAGTAGGCGGGCGAATGGAAGAAGTCCTCCCACATATTTACATTGACGGGGCACATAATATCAGTGCAATCGAAAGATTTGTTGAGAGTGTTCCAAAGGATACTACAGGAATTGGAATTTTATTTTCTGTGGTAGAAGATAAAGATTATGAGGAAATGATTGCTTGTCTTTGTCAGCATGTGGATGCAGATTTTTTTGTGATCACACATATAGCAGATAAGCGTGCTGCAGATACAGAAAAGTTAGCAGAGATATTTCGTCAATATACAGAAAAACCAGTTATCGTGCAGGATTCGTTGAAGGCTGCATGGAACTATGTGACATCCAATCAGAAAGACAGGACAATTTATTGTCTGGGATCGTTGTATCTGGTGGGGATGGTCAAAGCTTTGATAGAGGAGGAGTCAAATGCTAGATTTTGA